ATTGTATACGCCGGCGGAAACATGGCCGTCGGGGATATCCAGGCCCATCCGGAGCAGCTGGAGGCCGCCCGGCAGCTGGGCGCGGCGCTGTAACCGCCCCGCAGTTGTCCTGACGAGAACGAGGACGGGCGCTGGGGCCTCCTTGTGTTTTCGGGTACGCGGTGATATAATGCAGCCATCAAAACCAAATGCCGTTGGAAATCATGATGCCGCCCGCCGGTTCTGCTTTCACGACTGACAGCCGCGCCGAACGAGCCGCAAAGATACAGAAAAGGAGGAATACAGCATGAAAGCGCACGTTTTTGCGCTCTGTCTGTCGCTGTCCCTGTGCCTAGGGTTGCCCCTGCCCGCGTTGGCCTTTGCCAGCCCCTTCACTGATGTGCAGGAGACCTCCCCCTACTATGATGCCATTTTATGGGCCGCAGAAACCGGCGTCACCAACGGCACCACAGCGTCCACCTTCTCCCCCGATGCGCCCTGTACCCGGGCCCAGCTGGCCGTGTTCCTATGGCGGGCGGCCGGCGAGCCGAAACCCGCGCTGGCAGAACAGCAGTTCATGGATGTGACGGATCCCAGCGCCTACTACTACGGAGCCGTCCAGTGGGCTGCAGAGAAGGATATGTGGGGATTCGGGACCTTTGCGCCCCATGCGGTGTGTACCCGGCTGGACGCGGTATTCTTCCTGTGGCGCGCCGCCGGCAGCCCGGATATGGAAGGAGAATTTCCCTTTGCCGACGTCCCCTTCGGGGACGGAGACGGACACGGACAGCCCCTCTACTGGTACGCTGACCAGGCGGTGTTGTGGGCGGTGGAGA
This DNA window, taken from Dysosmobacter welbionis, encodes the following:
- a CDS encoding S-layer homology domain-containing protein, which codes for MKAHVFALCLSLSLCLGLPLPALAFASPFTDVQETSPYYDAILWAAETGVTNGTTASTFSPDAPCTRAQLAVFLWRAAGEPKPALAEQQFMDVTDPSAYYYGAVQWAAEKDMWGFGTFAPHAVCTRLDAVFFLWRAAGSPDMEGEFPFADVPFGDGDGHGQPLYWYADQAVLWAVENGVASGTTETTFSPDTPCTRGQIATFLYRAAQAETSAK